The following are encoded together in the Edaphobacter lichenicola genome:
- the mreD gene encoding rod shape-determining protein MreD: protein MATRSFTSRRELEQHSFPSAVALLVPLGAILLQALLPRPFPRLAILDLPLIVTIFFAVSRRNPVAGTLTGAAIGLLQDALTAQPIGVNGMAKSVIGYIAASIGIQVDVENLTTRIFINFGFFLINSFLLFLINRRLLGLTNFHIYWGHEFIRAAINTVVALPIFYLLDNTKRTE, encoded by the coding sequence ATGGCTACCCGCAGCTTTACATCCCGTCGAGAGCTAGAGCAGCACAGCTTTCCCTCTGCCGTCGCGTTGCTGGTTCCGCTGGGCGCGATCCTTCTGCAGGCGCTGCTCCCCCGGCCCTTTCCCCGGCTTGCCATCCTCGATCTCCCCTTGATCGTGACCATCTTCTTTGCCGTTTCGCGCCGCAACCCCGTCGCGGGGACCCTTACCGGTGCGGCCATTGGGCTTCTTCAGGACGCCCTCACCGCTCAGCCCATCGGGGTCAACGGCATGGCGAAGTCTGTCATCGGCTACATTGCGGCCAGCATTGGCATCCAGGTTGACGTTGAAAACCTTACGACGCGTATTTTCATCAACTTCGGATTCTTTCTTATCAACAGCTTTCTGCTTTTTCTGATCAACCGCCGTCTGCTTGGACTGACGAACTTTCACATCTACTGGGGACATGAATTTATCCGTGCCGCGATTAACACTGTCGTCGCGCTTCCCATCTTTTATCTGCTGGATAACACCAAACGCACCGAGTGA
- the rodA gene encoding rod shape-determining protein RodA, with the protein MPRLSSYRDFDWVLLGFVLLLSLISVLEIKSATLHTKFHGFDHKQVQFLAGGIFLMFVISLIDYHRLIDIIHWAYGVSVLSLIAVLIVGTKVLGGRRWIKFPGGIHFQPSEWVKLVLILAVARYFWGLAGKELTWGDIGKAAAMVMVPMALVLKQPDLGTALTYLPILICGLFLGGIRVKQVGLVVLAIALIGGVAWKSGKHLKPYQQARINAFMDPDSDPRGSGYQIRQSLIAVGSGGIWGKGANKGTQTQGDFLPIPYTDFIFAAFCEEHGFVGAIGVLLLYFLILMRLIQNAQTASDLPGSFIIMGVVAVIVFQIAVNVGMVVGLMPVTGIPLPLLSYGGSSVLFTFLSLGIVMNIRMRRFVN; encoded by the coding sequence ATGCCCCGCCTCTCCTCTTATCGCGACTTCGACTGGGTCCTTCTCGGATTTGTGCTGCTGCTCTCGCTGATCTCTGTGCTTGAGATTAAGTCGGCTACGCTGCACACCAAGTTCCACGGCTTCGACCACAAGCAGGTCCAGTTTCTCGCCGGTGGCATTTTCCTGATGTTTGTCATCTCGCTGATCGACTATCACCGGCTGATCGATATCATCCACTGGGCCTATGGCGTCAGCGTGCTCTCGCTGATTGCTGTTCTGATCGTCGGCACCAAGGTTCTCGGCGGACGCCGCTGGATTAAATTTCCTGGCGGCATTCACTTTCAGCCGTCCGAGTGGGTGAAGCTGGTGCTGATCCTCGCGGTGGCCCGCTACTTCTGGGGGCTGGCGGGGAAGGAGCTTACGTGGGGGGATATCGGCAAGGCTGCGGCTATGGTGATGGTGCCGATGGCGCTCGTGCTCAAGCAGCCAGACCTTGGGACTGCGTTGACCTATCTTCCTATCTTGATCTGCGGGTTGTTTCTTGGCGGCATTCGCGTCAAGCAGGTTGGCCTGGTCGTGCTGGCGATTGCGCTTATCGGCGGGGTCGCCTGGAAGAGCGGCAAGCATCTGAAGCCGTATCAGCAGGCACGCATCAACGCGTTCATGGATCCTGACTCCGACCCACGCGGCTCCGGGTACCAGATTCGTCAGTCTCTTATCGCTGTCGGCTCCGGCGGCATATGGGGGAAGGGTGCGAACAAGGGGACACAGACTCAGGGAGACTTCCTCCCCATCCCGTACACCGATTTTATCTTTGCGGCCTTCTGCGAGGAGCACGGCTTTGTGGGTGCGATCGGGGTTCTGCTGCTCTACTTTCTTATTTTGATGCGTCTGATTCAGAACGCCCAGACCGCCTCCGATCTTCCCGGCAGCTTCATCATCATGGGGGTGGTCGCAGTTATCGTCTTTCAGATCGCCGTTAATGTTGGCATGGTCGTGGGCCTGATGCCGGTCACGGGGATTCCTTTGCCGTTGCTGAGTTATGGCGGCTCGTCGGTTCTGTTTACTTTTCTGTCGCTTGGGATCGTGATGAACATCCGCATGCGGCGGTTCGTGAACTAG
- the mrdA gene encoding penicillin-binding protein 2, producing MQMTHHIDPNDVGPNGRAEKVSAGKLHAAQYIVAGILIVLITGLWRLQVLGADNFRALAEANRIRKVPILAPRGRLFDREGRLLVDNYPSVSCYLLREQVKDLDVDLPLISQGLHIPIEQIQSTLRRYQIAPKYQPIPLKQDISPDEQAFIAAHRDELPELETLDEQRRLYPRDGFAAHLIGYVGEVSEQMLDDPRYAFYSPGDVVGRSGVEQTYDALLRGKDGSRDVIVNSHGKELGHLGQELAIPGKDLKLTIDLDLQIAAEKALDGKNGAIVAMDPHTGEILAMVSRPTYDPNQFSVRLTKNYWNEIINNPDHPLLNKSLQAQLAPGSTFKIIMSVAGLQENVAQTMHVSCNGGAEFYGHFYACDKHHGAVDINNAIPYSCDTFYYTLANRLGIDTIAKYATSVGLGQRTGIDLPDEVTGTMPSTAWKLKTQHDKWFAGETISVGIGQGAVTATPMQLARALSGIASGGVFRRPHVIFADEVPPEMQQAIQESFPGSGDAIIPLTTENWQLITDAMANVTSSPIGTAYAAHLEGVDFAGKTGTAQVIGHDALAKTNKGHNTEPNAWFVGMAPRRNPDIVVAVLWEHGNWGNNSAKLASQIIDAYVNKQRKRDNNIRIATTPEPAKPAAPTSETPTVPSAE from the coding sequence ATGCAAATGACCCACCATATCGACCCGAACGACGTCGGCCCCAATGGAAGGGCTGAGAAGGTCTCTGCGGGAAAACTTCATGCGGCCCAATATATTGTCGCGGGCATTCTGATTGTGCTGATCACGGGTCTCTGGCGCTTGCAGGTTCTTGGAGCGGACAACTTCCGCGCGCTCGCCGAAGCTAATCGAATTCGCAAGGTTCCAATCCTTGCGCCGCGTGGGAGGCTCTTTGATCGTGAGGGCCGGCTGCTTGTCGACAACTACCCTTCGGTCTCCTGCTACCTGCTGCGTGAGCAGGTCAAAGACCTCGATGTTGATCTGCCTCTCATCTCGCAGGGCCTCCACATCCCCATAGAGCAGATTCAGTCCACGCTTCGCCGTTACCAGATCGCACCGAAGTATCAGCCTATTCCACTGAAGCAGGACATCTCTCCTGACGAGCAGGCCTTCATCGCTGCGCATCGCGATGAGCTCCCCGAGCTTGAGACCCTCGACGAGCAACGCCGTCTCTATCCTCGGGACGGATTCGCCGCTCACCTCATCGGGTATGTTGGCGAAGTCTCCGAGCAGATGCTCGACGACCCACGCTACGCCTTCTACTCTCCCGGCGATGTCGTCGGCCGCTCCGGTGTCGAGCAGACCTACGACGCACTGCTTCGCGGGAAAGACGGCAGCCGCGACGTCATCGTCAACAGCCACGGCAAGGAGCTTGGACACCTCGGGCAAGAGCTCGCCATTCCTGGCAAAGATCTGAAGCTCACCATCGATCTTGACCTCCAGATCGCTGCGGAAAAAGCTCTCGATGGCAAGAACGGCGCCATCGTCGCGATGGACCCTCACACCGGCGAGATCCTCGCGATGGTCTCGCGTCCGACCTACGATCCCAACCAGTTCTCCGTCCGTCTCACCAAAAACTACTGGAACGAGATCATCAATAATCCGGATCACCCGCTGCTGAATAAGAGCCTTCAGGCGCAGCTTGCTCCGGGCAGTACCTTCAAGATCATCATGTCAGTGGCCGGCCTGCAGGAGAATGTCGCTCAGACGATGCATGTAAGCTGCAACGGCGGGGCAGAGTTTTACGGCCACTTCTATGCCTGCGACAAACACCACGGCGCGGTCGACATCAACAACGCGATTCCTTACTCCTGCGACACTTTTTACTACACGCTTGCCAATCGGCTTGGCATCGATACGATCGCGAAGTACGCCACCTCCGTGGGTCTGGGGCAAAGGACCGGCATCGACCTGCCCGATGAGGTCACCGGGACGATGCCTTCTACGGCGTGGAAGCTGAAGACGCAGCATGACAAGTGGTTTGCGGGCGAGACCATCTCGGTCGGCATCGGTCAGGGGGCCGTTACAGCGACGCCGATGCAACTGGCGCGTGCGCTGAGTGGTATCGCATCGGGTGGAGTCTTCCGCCGTCCCCACGTGATCTTCGCCGATGAAGTTCCGCCGGAGATGCAGCAGGCGATTCAGGAGTCCTTCCCCGGCTCGGGCGATGCGATCATTCCACTGACCACCGAGAACTGGCAGCTGATCACCGACGCGATGGCGAACGTGACCAGCAGCCCCATCGGCACTGCCTACGCTGCGCATCTTGAAGGGGTCGACTTCGCGGGCAAGACCGGGACGGCTCAGGTCATCGGCCACGACGCTCTTGCCAAGACAAACAAGGGCCACAACACGGAGCCGAATGCGTGGTTCGTCGGCATGGCTCCGCGGCGCAATCCCGACATCGTCGTCGCTGTGCTCTGGGAGCATGGCAACTGGGGCAACAACTCCGCCAAGCTCGCCTCGCAGATCATTGATGCGTATGTGAACAAACAGCGCAAACGCGACAATAACATCCGCATCGCAACTACTCCTGAGCCCGCCAAGCCCGCGGCTCCAACCAGCGAAACACCTACCGTACCCAGCGCAGAATAG
- a CDS encoding Rne/Rng family ribonuclease, giving the protein MSKEIYISSTPHETRLAIVENDALTEIYYERENEYTLAGSIYNGKVTRVLPGMQSSFVDIGLERDAFLYITDFMEEAGDSADFDTNGDSGRRSEGRRSDRGDRNGSPTTIEGTIASPPDRLDQTSDSGVRSSERTDRGDRGGRSDRGRGGRGRRDRGGNRDRQPIADPLAPASPDDSFNAPVTDFFSADQPTENLTDRNDAGEIGEGAPGADGSRRWRGRRGRRRGRGPGQRDESPNVAGATPENASGEAVYDEDSFDIDGAAAPIAPANSTTAPIASAYGAPETSTSSPENLDRGNRDRGNERGARNDRGGRSRGGRNDRDDRGNRGDRGDRGGRDREPRVPRGFAPKTALYGVDDAPAYDQAPELDANAPEPIVLPGESLSKYRKGGEEPVAAASKPAETNVIIPSAPEFSIPEGWDGGSILPGESLSRHRRNEPRTESRNQPRAEHRQEARADYRNASPAPSLPRAEVIREADGFSVGETIVTETKEQPEVLLATHPDLISHEQLQHETPAEPVEYEPTDASASYRIDPAAPSEYRQSAPVLDAPEEVHAETHGEPQAHDHSAEHSAAHSITPAPDEHVAQLRTEPAHTAYEPFDWQTPAATPFEPASAHVERAVLAEAAPAPHELTTLHATGEMHSEAPVAIFTPEHATETVSPIEHETAVANPADNVVADQAAPQHFSPGIGSLEEETLDEEDFNATLHASSIEEMDDFEEEETLEGAADLGTMIREMSIDQITRSGNVDEDEEDDLEEEDAIYDPLVGDLEDTDEEDLDESDTEEDVLHEEFVEGDEVAANGFDQAQAGAPAPATDRNRDQDRGRGRRDGRRDGRRGDRYGRSDRNDRPRNTGGAGDRERSSSGRDRRGGRSSMQSTNLPAISELLKPGQEILVQIAKEPIAKKGARITSHIALPGRFLVFMPTVNHTGVSRKIDSDSERRRLKEILLSEKGDAAGGFIVRTAASGASEEELRSDLRFLLNLWADIKQRSESSKSPALIYHDLNLVERILRDQVTDNFSAIWVDSESEYERVLRFLQRFQPSLIRRVKLYTKETPLFEQFGITEEINKALRSKVWLKSGGSIVINQTEALVAIDINTGKFVGKTARLEDTIVKTNLDAIPEIVRQIRLRDLGGIIIIDFIDMDERKNRNKVMAALEEELKTDRAPSKVLQFNDFGLVAITRKRVKQSLERTLSTTCNICTGTGMVKSPVTVCNDIYIEMRKMQKHLDRGDVMLRVNPEVVKQLKAPGTKWLQEMEEMVGKTILVKSDPSLHPEQFDIH; this is encoded by the coding sequence ATGTCGAAAGAAATTTATATCTCCAGTACCCCCCACGAGACTCGTCTCGCCATCGTCGAAAACGACGCCCTAACGGAAATCTATTACGAGCGCGAGAACGAGTACACTCTCGCTGGATCCATCTACAACGGTAAAGTCACGCGCGTTCTGCCAGGCATGCAGTCCTCCTTCGTGGATATCGGCCTCGAGCGCGATGCCTTCCTCTACATCACGGACTTCATGGAGGAGGCCGGCGACTCGGCTGACTTCGATACCAATGGCGACTCCGGCCGCCGCTCCGAGGGTCGGCGCAGTGACCGTGGCGACCGCAACGGCAGCCCCACCACCATCGAAGGCACGATAGCCAGCCCTCCGGATCGCCTCGACCAGACCAGCGACTCCGGTGTCCGCTCTTCCGAGCGCACAGACCGCGGTGATCGAGGTGGACGTAGCGACCGTGGCCGCGGTGGCAGAGGCCGTCGGGACCGTGGTGGCAACCGTGACCGCCAGCCCATTGCAGATCCGCTCGCGCCTGCTTCGCCGGACGACAGCTTCAACGCCCCAGTGACTGACTTCTTCTCCGCTGATCAGCCGACTGAAAATCTCACCGACCGAAACGACGCGGGCGAGATCGGCGAAGGAGCGCCTGGCGCTGATGGCAGCCGCCGCTGGCGTGGCCGTCGTGGCCGTCGTCGTGGCCGTGGCCCAGGGCAGCGCGACGAGTCGCCGAACGTCGCTGGTGCCACTCCGGAGAACGCCTCCGGTGAGGCCGTCTATGACGAAGACTCTTTCGACATCGACGGAGCCGCTGCGCCTATCGCGCCTGCCAACAGCACGACAGCTCCAATCGCCTCTGCCTATGGGGCCCCCGAGACAAGCACCTCCTCCCCGGAGAACTTGGACCGTGGCAATCGCGACCGAGGAAACGAACGTGGCGCCCGCAATGATCGCGGAGGCCGTAGTCGCGGAGGTCGCAACGACCGCGACGACCGCGGCAACCGTGGAGATCGAGGAGATCGTGGTGGACGTGACCGCGAACCACGCGTCCCTCGTGGCTTCGCTCCCAAGACTGCGCTCTACGGCGTAGACGACGCACCCGCCTACGATCAGGCCCCGGAGCTCGACGCCAACGCGCCCGAGCCCATCGTTCTCCCTGGCGAGTCTCTCTCCAAGTACCGCAAGGGCGGAGAGGAGCCGGTAGCCGCAGCGTCCAAACCTGCCGAGACCAATGTCATCATTCCGTCGGCGCCGGAGTTCAGCATCCCTGAAGGCTGGGACGGCGGATCGATTCTTCCGGGAGAGTCTCTCTCCCGCCATCGCCGCAACGAACCCCGCACAGAGAGCCGCAACCAGCCCCGCGCAGAGCATCGCCAGGAAGCCCGCGCCGACTACCGCAATGCCAGTCCCGCGCCTTCTCTGCCTCGCGCCGAAGTCATTCGTGAAGCAGACGGATTCAGCGTCGGCGAGACGATCGTCACGGAGACGAAGGAACAGCCCGAGGTTCTTCTCGCCACGCATCCCGACCTCATCTCGCACGAACAACTCCAGCACGAGACTCCAGCCGAGCCCGTCGAGTATGAACCTACCGACGCTTCTGCCTCCTACCGCATCGATCCCGCGGCTCCCAGCGAGTACCGCCAGAGCGCGCCAGTGCTCGATGCTCCTGAGGAGGTTCACGCAGAGACTCATGGCGAGCCGCAAGCTCACGATCACAGCGCCGAGCACAGCGCAGCCCACAGCATCACGCCTGCTCCAGACGAGCATGTTGCGCAGCTCCGCACTGAGCCTGCGCACACCGCGTACGAACCATTTGACTGGCAGACCCCGGCGGCAACCCCCTTTGAGCCTGCGTCCGCGCACGTTGAGCGTGCAGTTCTCGCCGAGGCAGCTCCCGCGCCGCACGAGTTGACCACGCTCCACGCTACCGGCGAGATGCACTCTGAGGCTCCGGTCGCGATCTTTACGCCCGAGCATGCCACCGAAACCGTCTCGCCGATTGAGCACGAGACTGCTGTCGCGAATCCGGCCGACAACGTCGTCGCAGACCAGGCAGCTCCGCAGCACTTCTCGCCCGGCATCGGCTCTCTCGAGGAGGAGACACTCGACGAGGAGGACTTCAACGCTACCCTCCACGCCAGCTCCATCGAAGAGATGGACGACTTTGAAGAAGAAGAGACACTCGAAGGCGCAGCCGATCTCGGCACTATGATTCGCGAGATGTCCATCGACCAGATCACCCGCTCCGGCAACGTGGACGAAGATGAAGAGGACGACCTCGAAGAAGAGGACGCTATTTACGATCCTCTCGTCGGCGACCTCGAGGACACTGACGAAGAAGACCTCGACGAATCGGACACCGAAGAAGATGTTCTGCATGAGGAGTTCGTGGAAGGCGACGAAGTAGCTGCAAACGGATTCGATCAGGCGCAGGCTGGTGCTCCGGCTCCCGCGACAGACCGCAATCGTGATCAGGACCGTGGCCGTGGCCGCCGCGATGGTCGTCGTGATGGCCGCCGCGGAGATCGCTATGGCCGCAGCGACCGAAACGACCGCCCCCGCAACACCGGTGGCGCAGGCGACCGTGAGCGCTCCAGCAGCGGACGCGATCGCCGTGGTGGCCGCAGTTCGATGCAGTCCACCAATCTGCCGGCCATCAGCGAACTGCTCAAGCCCGGTCAGGAGATCCTGGTTCAAATCGCCAAGGAGCCCATTGCGAAGAAGGGTGCGCGTATTACCTCGCACATTGCGCTGCCTGGCCGCTTCCTTGTCTTCATGCCGACCGTCAATCACACCGGGGTCTCCCGCAAGATCGACTCCGATAGCGAGCGCCGTCGTCTGAAGGAGATTCTGCTCAGCGAAAAGGGCGATGCTGCTGGCGGGTTCATCGTTCGCACTGCCGCATCGGGAGCCAGCGAAGAGGAGCTTCGCTCTGACCTGCGCTTCCTGCTCAATCTCTGGGCCGACATCAAGCAGCGCTCCGAGTCCTCGAAGTCTCCGGCGCTGATCTATCACGATCTCAATCTCGTTGAGCGCATCCTTCGCGATCAGGTCACGGACAACTTCTCCGCCATCTGGGTCGACAGCGAGAGCGAGTACGAGCGCGTTCTGCGCTTCCTGCAGCGCTTTCAGCCATCGCTGATTCGTCGCGTCAAGCTCTACACCAAAGAGACTCCTCTCTTCGAGCAGTTCGGCATCACCGAAGAGATCAACAAGGCGCTCCGCTCCAAGGTGTGGCTCAAGTCCGGTGGCTCCATCGTCATCAACCAGACCGAGGCGCTCGTCGCGATCGACATCAACACCGGCAAGTTCGTCGGCAAGACGGCTCGCCTTGAAGACACCATCGTCAAGACCAACCTCGATGCGATCCCTGAGATCGTTCGTCAGATTCGTCTGCGCGATCTAGGCGGCATTATCATCATCGACTTCATCGACATGGATGAGCGCAAGAACCGCAACAAGGTTATGGCTGCGCTGGAAGAGGAGTTGAAGACTGATCGTGCTCCTTCGAAGGTTCTTCAGTTCAACGACTTTGGTCTGGTCGCCATCACTCGCAAGCGGGTCAAGCAGTCGCTTGAGCGCACTCTGTCCACCACTTGCAACATTTGCACCGGCACCGGGATGGTCAAATCACCCGTCACCGTCTGCAACGACATCTACATCGAGATGCGCAAGATGCAGAAGCATCTCGACCGCGGCGACGTGATGCTTCGCGTCAACCCGGAGGTCGTCAAACAGCTCAAAGCTCCAGGCACCAAGTGGCTTCAGGAGATGGAAGAGATGGTCGGCAAGACGATCCTCGTCAAATCCGATCCCAGCTTGCACCCTGAGCAGTTCGACATTCACTAG
- a CDS encoding outer membrane beta-barrel protein encodes MHTTITGNRLHRILGRTAAVTFFAAAGTLGLHAQQSAGTASPLPPVNIKASLVTPLNLSTPDDLGYSSSTGSAETASAVDFNLSSDVSQPPPRRRYSRPNYSDSHTNADGSAKYTFLVGGGFTLPTGGTHNYATPSWKIQAGVGRNFNKTFGVIAQFDYDKFGIQTSTLNNQLALYNNLCPTCGFPQISGNVHDWSFTLNPIVNYYTSDTLGAYVVGGLGFYHKYTNFTTPVTGTCFDPYYGYYQCSANQSIDWYTSNAFGVNAGLGVTYKVSRFASTRFYAEARYVWTDNKPRPFDVSGTTSYFNAFPQASARTTYIPVTFGLRF; translated from the coding sequence ATGCACACCACGATCACTGGGAATCGCCTACACCGTATCCTTGGCCGCACCGCGGCAGTCACTTTTTTTGCTGCTGCAGGGACCCTGGGCCTTCACGCGCAGCAGTCTGCCGGCACCGCATCCCCATTGCCGCCGGTTAATATAAAAGCGAGTCTGGTTACACCGCTCAATCTTTCCACTCCGGACGATCTCGGCTACAGCAGCAGCACGGGCAGTGCAGAGACCGCCAGTGCCGTGGACTTCAACCTCAGCAGCGATGTGAGCCAGCCTCCGCCGCGTCGTCGTTACAGCCGCCCAAACTACAGCGATAGCCATACCAACGCGGATGGCTCCGCGAAGTATACCTTCCTTGTCGGTGGGGGCTTCACTCTACCGACTGGCGGAACCCACAACTACGCGACGCCAAGTTGGAAGATCCAGGCCGGCGTTGGGCGCAACTTCAACAAGACCTTCGGAGTCATCGCCCAGTTCGACTACGATAAGTTCGGCATTCAGACCAGTACTCTCAATAACCAGCTTGCCCTCTACAATAATCTGTGCCCGACCTGCGGCTTTCCACAGATAAGCGGCAACGTCCATGATTGGTCCTTCACGCTCAATCCAATCGTGAACTACTATACGTCCGATACCCTCGGGGCATATGTCGTCGGTGGCCTTGGCTTCTACCACAAATACACCAACTTCACTACTCCGGTGACTGGTACGTGTTTCGACCCATATTATGGCTACTACCAGTGTTCGGCCAATCAATCCATCGACTGGTATACCAGCAATGCCTTCGGGGTGAATGCCGGCCTTGGCGTTACCTACAAGGTCTCGCGCTTTGCCTCGACGCGGTTCTACGCTGAGGCACGGTATGTCTGGACTGATAATAAGCCTCGTCCGTTCGATGTCAGCGGTACTACGAGCTACTTCAATGCGTTTCCGCAGGCCAGCGCGCGGACGACATACATTCCGGTCACCTTTGGACTCCGCTTCTAG
- the mreC gene encoding rod shape-determining protein MreC — MESFFTRYKNVLVLVAILLAQTIGLAVQVRRPVESGAPDSSKVTLIRYWAVSVVTPFERFFHGIGYTFRHGWSNYVDLRHTRQENHDLQEQIARLRLEQASFAEDAMQGHRLQAMLDFQQHYVSTTVAAQVIGTSGNDLSRVVYIDKGAKDGLKADQAVITPDGIVGKIRDVFPHTSQVLLINDQTSGAGVLLATTRIRAILRGSTTGQILINNLTPDDRIKPGEQVLSSGGDQVYPRGLPVGTIESIKVDPDHQPYTLIQLRPEANLNQLEEVLVITGTQTTLPAAAQKDLAAGAATAEAQAAAKQLADQQAAEAAARSAAQIVADRLPSIHEGDDDTTKTGAAATPAAKTPPVNVVPKPLPTLHSDRYSPGATPSAADLRPGAPEAANPVVPQTPTPDATTQPATPKPVQPKPRKPQPPADSAQPPTQSPNPQP, encoded by the coding sequence ATGGAATCTTTCTTTACACGGTATAAAAACGTTCTGGTGCTGGTGGCGATCCTGCTGGCCCAGACGATCGGCCTTGCGGTGCAGGTTCGCCGCCCGGTCGAGTCGGGCGCTCCCGACAGCAGCAAGGTTACGCTTATCCGCTACTGGGCGGTGTCCGTCGTGACTCCGTTTGAGCGATTTTTTCATGGGATCGGTTATACCTTCCGGCATGGCTGGTCGAACTACGTGGATCTGCGTCACACCCGGCAGGAGAATCATGACCTCCAGGAGCAGATCGCGCGGCTGCGGCTGGAGCAGGCCTCCTTCGCCGAAGACGCCATGCAGGGGCACCGTCTGCAGGCCATGCTGGATTTCCAGCAACACTACGTGTCGACTACGGTCGCGGCACAGGTGATCGGGACGAGCGGGAACGATCTCTCTCGCGTGGTCTATATAGATAAAGGCGCGAAGGATGGTCTGAAGGCGGATCAGGCGGTTATTACTCCGGATGGCATCGTCGGCAAGATCCGCGATGTCTTCCCGCATACCTCGCAGGTGCTGCTGATCAACGACCAGACCTCGGGGGCGGGCGTGCTGCTGGCTACGACGCGGATTCGTGCGATTCTTCGCGGCAGCACCACCGGTCAGATTCTCATCAACAATCTGACTCCGGATGATCGGATCAAGCCCGGCGAACAGGTGCTCAGCTCGGGTGGCGACCAGGTCTACCCGCGCGGGCTTCCCGTCGGCACCATCGAGTCGATCAAGGTCGACCCGGATCATCAGCCTTACACGCTCATCCAACTTCGACCCGAAGCCAATCTGAATCAGCTTGAGGAGGTTCTGGTTATCACCGGGACCCAGACTACGCTGCCTGCTGCGGCCCAGAAGGATCTGGCTGCAGGAGCCGCGACTGCCGAGGCCCAGGCCGCCGCCAAACAGCTTGCAGACCAGCAGGCCGCTGAAGCTGCTGCGCGGTCGGCGGCTCAGATCGTGGCGGACCGGCTGCCCAGCATTCACGAGGGCGACGACGACACCACCAAGACGGGAGCTGCGGCAACACCCGCCGCCAAGACTCCGCCCGTCAACGTGGTTCCGAAGCCGCTTCCGACCCTTCACTCTGACCGTTATTCGCCGGGAGCGACGCCTTCGGCTGCCGATCTCAGACCCGGGGCTCCTGAGGCGGCCAATCCGGTTGTGCCTCAGACGCCGACTCCGGACGCAACGACTCAACCAGCAACACCGAAGCCGGTACAGCCTAAGCCTCGCAAACCTCAGCCTCCAGCGGACTCGGCTCAGCCCCCGACCCAGTCCCCAAACCCTCAGCCGTAG
- a CDS encoding cytochrome P460 family protein, translating to MLRSALLLLLVALLPQQENVRSYPDIAEGVGQSYTTEGQFKMPEHYREWVFLTSGVDMSYSPKASMMGHSMFDNVFVNPSSYRAFLQTGTWPDKTTLVLEIRGAEGASSINKNGHTQSPEIMGIEVHVKDAKLEGGWGFFEFDAPKGTAKVVKRPASCYECHESHAAVDTTFVQFYPTLLALAKTKGTLSPAYLKEINAPATDR from the coding sequence ATGCTGCGTTCCGCGCTCCTGCTGCTCCTGGTTGCCCTCCTGCCACAACAAGAGAATGTCCGGTCCTACCCTGATATCGCCGAGGGAGTTGGCCAAAGCTACACGACGGAAGGCCAGTTCAAGATGCCCGAGCACTACCGCGAGTGGGTCTTCCTCACCTCCGGCGTCGACATGAGCTACAGCCCCAAAGCGTCCATGATGGGCCACTCCATGTTCGACAACGTCTTCGTCAACCCCAGCTCCTATCGAGCCTTCCTCCAGACTGGAACCTGGCCCGACAAGACCACGCTCGTGCTCGAGATTCGCGGCGCCGAGGGTGCCAGTTCGATCAACAAGAACGGCCACACGCAATCCCCGGAGATCATGGGCATCGAGGTCCACGTCAAGGACGCGAAGCTCGAAGGCGGCTGGGGATTCTTCGAGTTCGACGCTCCCAAAGGCACCGCCAAAGTGGTGAAGCGCCCCGCCTCCTGCTATGAATGCCACGAGAGTCACGCCGCCGTAGACACGACATTCGTCCAGTTCTACCCCACTCTCCTCGCACTCGCAAAGACAAAAGGCACGCTAAGCCCGGCCTACCTCAAAGAGATCAACGCACCAGCAACAGATAGATAA